A window of the Miscanthus floridulus cultivar M001 chromosome 14, ASM1932011v1, whole genome shotgun sequence genome harbors these coding sequences:
- the LOC136505529 gene encoding mitochondrial import inner membrane translocase subunit Tim9, translated as MDKSMLGDLDSLPEEDKMRMAAMVDQLQIRDSLRMYNSLVERCFTDCVDTFRRKTLDKQEESCVRRCAEKFLKHSMRVGMRFAELNQGVATPD; from the exons atggacaAGAGCATGCTGGGCGACCTGGACAGCCTCCCCGAGGAGGACAAGATGCGCATGGCCGCCATGGTCGACCAGCTCCAGATCCGCGACAG TCTAAGAATGTACAATTCCCTGGTGGAGAGGTGCTTCACAGACTGCGTGGACACGTTCCGCCGCAAGACCCTGGACAAACAAGAGGAGTCATGTGTTCGCCGCTGCGCCGAGAAGTTCCTGAAGCACTCCATGAGGGTTGGCATGAGATTCGCTGAGCTTAACCAGGGCGTGGCGACGCCTGACTAA